From Micromonospora rifamycinica, a single genomic window includes:
- a CDS encoding PepSY-associated TM helix domain-containing protein translates to MSVTELSGPPRPEPAPPADPPTRPTRGGSPLGALLLRLHFYAGVLVAPFLLIAALTGLAYTVAPQVDGVLYGDRLTVTGVGERPLPVADQVGAARNAHPEGSVTSVQPGTGDRTTRVVFSAPEYGEKQHTVYVDPYTARVQGQLTTWFGSTPATTWLDDLHRNLHLGVAGRHYSELAASWLWVIALGGVVLWWRRRRASRATVRHLLVPDLSAARGVRRTRGWHATLGVWLTVGLLFLSATGLTWSRYAGANFGAGLDSLDARAPQLSTALTATPGNPTDTGGGHHGMSTGGGVVESAAFDRVLTAARTAGLAGPVEIAPAPEPGSAWTVTQVDNTWPVAKDRVAVDPATATVTARSDFADWPLLAQLSGLGIQAHMGVLFGPVNQILLAALALGLLCVIVWGYRMWWQRRPTRSDRRARAGTPPARGGVRGLPRWVLLVGVPVTAAVGWALPLFGLTLLAFLAVDTVLGAVSRRRRPATAPAPAGR, encoded by the coding sequence ATGTCTGTCACCGAGTTGTCCGGCCCGCCGAGGCCGGAACCCGCGCCACCCGCCGACCCGCCCACCCGACCGACCCGTGGCGGTTCACCGTTGGGCGCACTGCTGCTGCGGCTGCACTTCTACGCGGGGGTGCTGGTCGCTCCCTTCCTGCTGATCGCCGCGTTGACCGGGTTGGCCTACACGGTGGCTCCGCAGGTGGACGGGGTGCTCTACGGCGACCGGTTGACGGTCACCGGGGTGGGTGAGCGGCCACTGCCGGTGGCCGACCAGGTCGGGGCGGCGCGCAACGCCCACCCCGAGGGCAGCGTCACGTCGGTGCAGCCCGGTACGGGCGACCGGACCACGCGGGTGGTGTTCTCGGCACCGGAGTACGGCGAGAAGCAGCACACCGTGTACGTCGACCCGTACACGGCCCGGGTGCAGGGCCAGTTGACCACCTGGTTCGGCTCCACGCCGGCCACCACCTGGCTGGACGACCTGCACCGCAACCTGCACCTGGGGGTGGCGGGCCGGCACTACTCGGAGTTGGCCGCGAGCTGGTTGTGGGTCATCGCGCTGGGCGGGGTCGTGCTGTGGTGGCGTCGCCGCCGCGCCTCCCGGGCCACCGTGCGGCATCTGCTCGTGCCGGACCTGTCCGCCGCCCGGGGCGTCCGCCGGACCCGGGGCTGGCACGCCACCCTCGGGGTGTGGCTCACCGTCGGCCTGCTGTTCCTCTCGGCGACCGGGTTGACCTGGTCCCGGTACGCGGGGGCGAACTTCGGTGCCGGCCTCGACTCGCTCGACGCCCGCGCCCCGCAGCTCTCCACCGCCCTCACCGCCACGCCGGGCAACCCGACCGACACCGGCGGCGGCCATCACGGCATGTCCACAGGGGGCGGAGTGGTCGAGTCGGCCGCCTTCGACCGGGTGCTGACCGCCGCCCGGACGGCCGGGCTGGCCGGTCCGGTCGAGATCGCCCCGGCCCCCGAGCCGGGCTCGGCCTGGACGGTCACCCAGGTCGACAACACCTGGCCCGTCGCGAAGGACCGGGTCGCCGTCGACCCCGCCACGGCCACGGTCACCGCCCGCAGCGACTTCGCCGACTGGCCGCTGCTGGCCCAGCTCAGCGGCCTCGGCATCCAGGCCCACATGGGCGTCCTCTTCGGCCCGGTCAACCAGATCCTGCTCGCAGCGCTGGCCCTCGGGCTGCTCTGCGTCATCGTCTGGGGCTACCGCATGTGGTGGCAACGTCGACCCACCCGCAGCGACCGGCGCGCTCGCGCCGGCACCCCACCGGCCCGGGGCGGCGTCCGTGGCCTACCGCGCTGGGTCCTGCTCGTCGGCGTGCCGGTGACCGCGGCGGTCGGCTGGGCGCTGCCCCTGTTCGGGCTCACCCTGCTCGCCTTCCTCGCCGTCGACACCGTCCTGGGTGCAGTCTCCCGACGACGCCGTCCCGCCACCGCACCGGCACCCGCCGGCCGATGA